In a genomic window of beta proteobacterium MWH-UniP1:
- a CDS encoding penicillin-binding protein 2 codes for MTVRTVAMPGRFKSSAVGKSAAPVLTWRATQMRSKVVLLLLMVGFLAVVIRAFMLQLVNADQWQSRAEKRFERPQEIPATRGRVLDRHGAVIASSVREEQLGIVPSRFLGDTAKDNTANASKAGKQNAGTRLNDKRLDALAQILGMPASELRAKIAGSKKFFYLAKGLDAEKADRIRALRLDGVVLEFDFRRYYPYGDAFAHVVGFTNAEEKGAEGIEAMLNGELQGTPGKVRHVVDRTNRPVGHASIVDPAPGKDLRVSLDASIQTIVQNALKNVMTEHRAKAASAVVVDVQTGEVLALANEPSFDPNNRARLNVDTVRNRAITDTFEPGSTMKSFSIAAALELGRVTPTTEIQTAPGKLTIGNRTIGDAHPHGVLTVEEVLAKSSNVGTVKIAQKLRPQEMHAFYSAAGFGRVPDVGLKGAVTGRLRNPDKWVPIDQAVMSYGHGVSVSLLQLARAYTVFARDGDVAPLSFVPQSGPVTGLRVFSPETARTVRAMLERATGPEGTAPKAQVAGFRVAGKTGTAYKPERGGYAKNKYVASFVGFAPADKPKFVVAVMVDEPSAGQHYGGQVAAPVFSQIVNDTLRRLQISPDPSVRILPAVALIGEGTQ; via the coding sequence ATGACCGTGCGCACGGTCGCCATGCCCGGCCGCTTCAAATCCAGCGCGGTCGGCAAGTCCGCAGCGCCGGTGCTGACTTGGCGTGCAACTCAGATGCGCTCAAAAGTTGTGCTGCTGTTGCTCATGGTCGGATTCTTGGCTGTGGTGATTCGCGCCTTTATGTTGCAGCTGGTCAATGCGGACCAATGGCAAAGCCGAGCAGAAAAACGGTTCGAACGGCCACAGGAAATTCCGGCTACGCGCGGTCGGGTGTTGGATCGGCATGGTGCGGTGATTGCTTCGAGTGTTCGAGAAGAGCAGCTCGGTATCGTGCCCTCACGTTTTCTTGGTGACACGGCAAAAGACAACACCGCCAATGCATCGAAGGCGGGCAAGCAAAACGCGGGTACTCGGCTCAACGACAAACGGCTTGACGCGCTGGCTCAGATTTTGGGAATGCCGGCCTCGGAGTTACGCGCAAAGATTGCTGGATCTAAAAAGTTTTTCTATTTGGCCAAGGGGCTCGATGCGGAAAAAGCAGATCGTATTCGTGCCCTTCGTCTTGATGGCGTGGTCTTAGAGTTTGATTTTCGGCGGTATTACCCCTATGGCGATGCATTTGCCCATGTCGTTGGGTTTACCAATGCCGAGGAAAAAGGCGCCGAGGGCATTGAGGCCATGTTAAATGGTGAACTTCAGGGCACACCTGGCAAGGTCCGCCATGTGGTCGACCGCACCAACCGGCCGGTGGGCCATGCCTCCATTGTGGACCCTGCACCTGGCAAAGATCTTCGGGTCTCGCTTGATGCCAGCATTCAAACAATTGTTCAAAACGCACTCAAAAATGTCATGACCGAGCATCGGGCCAAGGCCGCCTCGGCGGTGGTGGTGGATGTGCAGACTGGCGAAGTTTTGGCGTTGGCCAATGAGCCATCGTTTGATCCCAATAATCGCGCAAGACTTAATGTCGATACGGTTCGCAACCGTGCGATTACCGATACTTTTGAGCCGGGCTCAACAATGAAATCGTTTTCCATTGCGGCTGCTTTGGAATTGGGCCGTGTGACACCGACCACCGAGATTCAAACGGCGCCCGGCAAGCTGACCATTGGCAACCGAACAATTGGGGATGCGCATCCTCACGGTGTCTTGACAGTCGAAGAGGTGTTGGCGAAATCAAGCAACGTTGGCACGGTAAAAATTGCCCAGAAGCTTCGGCCCCAGGAAATGCATGCGTTTTACTCTGCGGCGGGTTTTGGGCGTGTGCCGGATGTAGGCCTAAAGGGCGCTGTCACAGGGCGTCTACGTAACCCGGATAAGTGGGTGCCAATTGATCAAGCGGTGATGTCGTATGGCCATGGTGTCTCGGTGTCATTGCTGCAATTGGCACGGGCCTATACCGTGTTTGCGCGAGACGGAGATGTAGCCCCCCTGTCTTTTGTTCCCCAGTCGGGGCCGGTCACGGGCCTGCGCGTGTTCTCACCAGAAACGGCGCGAACTGTTCGCGCCATGTTGGAGCGTGCAACTGGCCCAGAGGGGACTGCGCCAAAGGCGCAAGTTGCCGGCTTTCGTGTGGCCGGAAAAACCGGAACCGCTTATAAACCGGAACGGGGCGGCTACGCCAAGAACAAATATGTTGCGTCTTTCGTTGGATTTGCCCCAGCCGACAAACCAAAGTTTGTCGTTGCGGTCATGGTCGATGAGCCTAGTGCTGGTCAGCACTATGGCGGTCAGGTCGCAGCACCGGTGTTTTCACAGATCGTGAACGACACCCTGCGTCGTTTACAGATCTCGCCGGATCCGTCGGTTCGAATTCTTCCTGCGGTCGCATTGATTGGCGAGGGGACCCAATGA
- the ftsL gene encoding cell division protein FtsL yields the protein MTRQQWILVMLITISALALVNARYHERRLYTQMDRVDRSTQKLESDIEVLQVELTALRNLGRIDSAARRDLKMVPLKPTEIYYYFKPKSGEKGASE from the coding sequence ATGACACGACAGCAATGGATTCTGGTCATGCTCATCACGATCTCCGCCCTTGCGTTGGTCAATGCCCGTTACCACGAGCGCCGGCTGTATACGCAGATGGATCGTGTGGATCGCAGCACCCAAAAGCTCGAGTCGGATATTGAAGTGCTTCAGGTGGAATTAACGGCCCTGCGTAATCTCGGCCGTATCGATAGTGCGGCACGGCGTGATCTGAAGATGGTGCCACTCAAGCCGACCGAGATTTATTACTACTTCAAACCCAAATCGGGTGAGAAGGGAGCATCTGAATGA
- the rsmH gene encoding 16S rRNA (cytosine(1402)-N(4))-methyltransferase RsmH gives MASPSDSATPPFSESAAHLSVLLDEAVQGLRIIPEGIYVDATYGRGGHSALILQSLGPKGRLIAFDRDPAAVENAKRITDTRFEIIHAPFSQLQQALAERGVAQIDGLLADLGVSSPQLDEAQRGFSFRADGPLDMRMDPTRGVPVSDWITQASTQELKEVIAGYGEERFAFQIADAIKARCTAHARGEAEPLDSTKALADLVAEALRRCGARKEPGQHPATRTFQALRIYINSEIEELTSLLQAAVEIVRESGRIAIISFHSLEDRLVKQFFRDQSGKAVASSGDRRLSRGQQAFLNSIQDQAVRRGGHPVSQPRLRLLGRIRPSTEEVRRNPRARSATLRIAERLGSASQGAR, from the coding sequence TTGGCGAGTCCTTCTGATAGCGCAACACCACCTTTCTCGGAATCTGCTGCCCACCTGTCGGTGCTCTTAGATGAAGCAGTGCAAGGCTTGCGGATTATTCCTGAAGGGATTTACGTAGACGCCACTTATGGACGCGGCGGACACAGCGCCTTGATTCTTCAATCCCTAGGGCCAAAAGGCAGGCTGATTGCGTTTGACCGTGACCCTGCTGCTGTGGAAAACGCAAAGCGCATTACCGATACCCGGTTTGAAATTATTCATGCGCCATTTAGTCAGCTGCAGCAAGCGCTCGCTGAGCGTGGCGTTGCCCAGATTGATGGATTGCTGGCAGATCTTGGTGTCTCATCACCGCAGCTGGATGAAGCCCAACGTGGATTTAGTTTTCGGGCAGATGGTCCGCTCGATATGCGTATGGATCCAACGCGCGGTGTACCAGTATCCGACTGGATTACGCAGGCATCAACGCAAGAATTAAAAGAGGTGATCGCAGGCTATGGTGAAGAACGGTTTGCTTTTCAGATTGCAGACGCGATTAAAGCGCGCTGCACAGCCCACGCAAGAGGCGAGGCTGAGCCCCTGGACTCGACCAAGGCGCTTGCGGACTTGGTGGCCGAAGCATTGCGCCGCTGTGGGGCCCGCAAAGAGCCGGGCCAACATCCAGCCACTCGAACATTTCAGGCTTTACGGATTTACATCAACAGCGAAATTGAAGAACTCACATCGCTCCTTCAGGCCGCAGTCGAAATCGTGCGTGAGTCTGGGCGCATTGCGATCATCAGTTTCCATTCGCTCGAAGATCGGCTCGTTAAGCAGTTCTTTCGTGATCAATCCGGCAAGGCAGTAGCGTCCTCGGGTGACCGTCGACTAAGCCGCGGGCAGCAGGCATTTTTAAACAGCATTCAGGATCAGGCTGTCCGGCGTGGCGGCCATCCGGTGAGCCAACCGCGCTTGCGTTTGCTGGGGCGTATTCGTCCATCAACGGAAGAGGTTCGTCGCAATCCCAGGGCCCGTTCGGCTACCTTAAGAATTGCGGAGCGCCTTGGCTCGGCATCGCAGGGGGCGAGATGA
- a CDS encoding cell division/cell wall cluster transcriptional repressor MraZ → MVFCGESSLAVLGQFAGITALSLDAKGRMAIPTRYRDALVAQSKGALALVESDDGCLLLMAQSLWEQKIATFSEEESDAERRRFWLGLSDTPDMDGQGRVLINPVLRDGAHIQRDVILLGVGTHFEIWDAASLESHKQAVRHRKRGGG, encoded by the coding sequence GTGGTTTTTTGTGGGGAGTCATCTTTGGCGGTTTTGGGTCAATTTGCCGGTATTACGGCGCTTAGTCTGGATGCGAAGGGTCGCATGGCGATCCCGACACGCTATCGGGACGCCTTGGTGGCCCAATCCAAAGGTGCACTTGCCTTAGTGGAGAGTGACGACGGCTGTCTACTGCTGATGGCCCAGTCACTTTGGGAACAAAAAATCGCCACGTTTAGTGAAGAGGAGTCCGACGCCGAACGCCGTCGTTTCTGGTTGGGATTGAGTGATACCCCCGACATGGATGGGCAAGGCCGTGTGTTGATCAATCCTGTTTTGCGCGATGGGGCACATATTCAGCGCGATGTCATTCTTCTCGGTGTCGGAACTCATTTTGAGATCTGGGATGCGGCATCACTTGAATCGCACAAACAGGCGGTTCGTCATCGTAAGCGTGGCGGAGGCTAG